From Primulina tabacum isolate GXHZ01 chromosome 2, ASM2559414v2, whole genome shotgun sequence, one genomic window encodes:
- the LOC142536716 gene encoding dirigent protein 22-like — protein sequence MAAILHILIFFILLCATATGDETSYVNTSELKRNQLRKKLTHFRVYWHDIVSGRNPTSVPIVRPPVAKKFTGFGQINMIDNPLTTEPELSSKVVGKAQGFYGLASQEEFGLLMAMNFVFTEGKYNGSTISILGRNAVFNKVREMPVIGGSGLFRFASGYAQARTHFFDLKNGDATVEYDVYVMHY from the coding sequence ATGGCTGCAATTCTTCACATCCTAATATTCTTCATCCTACTCTGTGCCACCGCAACCGGCGACGAGACATCCTACGTCAACACATCGGAGCTCAAACGCAACCAACTGAGAAAAAAACTCACCCATTTCCGAGTATACTGGCACGATATTGTCAGCGGCAGAAACCCAACATCCGTCCCGATCGTGAGACCCCCAGTCGCCAAGAAGTTCACTGGCTTCGGCCAGATCAACATGATCGACAACCCACTGACCACAGAGCCCGAGCTGAGCTCGAAAGTCGTCGGGAAAGCGCAGGGATTTTATGGGCTAGCTTCACAGGAAGAATTCGGATTGTTGATGGCCATGAATTTTGTGTTCACGGAAGGGAAATACAATGGCAGTACCATCAGTATACTGGGGAGGAACGCGGTGTTTAATAAGGTGAGGGAAATGCCGGTGATCGGCGGAAGTGGGCTCTTCCGGTTTGCTAGCGGGTATGCTCAGGCGAGAACGCACTTTTTTGATCTCAAGAATGGAGATGCCACTGTTGAGTATGACGTGTATGTCATGCATTATTGA
- the LOC142536714 gene encoding putative leucine-rich repeat receptor-like serine/threonine-protein kinase At3g14840: MLIRRFLAFICMFVLASEAAVLPADEVESLKLIARTLGKTDWNFEVDPCSGESGWRTPNPISGSENAVNCSCTYENNSVCHIVSIVLKSQNLDGRLPPELVRLPFLQEIDLSRNYLNGSIPREWGSTKLVHISLLGNRLTGPIPEELANISTLTDLVLEANQFSGAIPPQFGNLSLIDRLLLSSNNLTGELPNTLANLTTLTDFRISDNNFRGSIPDFIEKWINIDNIAIQASGLSGPIPSGISLLTKLTDLRISDLNGDESTIPHLNNAIALDTLILRSCNIVGELPIYLGDLKALKVLDLSFNKLSGPIPDNFFGLAETDYVYLTGNSLNGPLPPWMLRTGDSIDLSYNNLTSESSASSCQPRGALNLFASSKGNTSGIVSCLRSDNCELKYRSLRINCGGRQVDDDNGATYEDDSNGGGPSSLYRSTNWVSSSTGHFLDDQISTDSYISQNASSISGNNSQLYMDARISPLSLTYYGFCLLNGNYTVDLHFAEIQITDDRTYSSLGRRIFDVYIQGNRVLKDFNIEDEAGGANKGIKKNFTAIVMDNTLDIRFHWAGKGTTALPRRGVYGPLISAISVNPDFGPPSNGISAGAIVGIVIAVLFMASLIFGILWWKDCFVRKDTLEYELRGVDLNTGSFTLRQIRAATNNFDPANKIGEGGFGPVYKGSLSDGTIIAVKQLSSKSKQGNREFVNEIGMISALQHPHLVKLYGCCIEGNQLLLVYEFMENNSLARALFGREEHQLHLDWPTRHRICIGIARGLAYLHEESRLKIVHRDIKATNVLLDKNLNPKISDFGLAKLDEEDNTHISTRIAGTFGYMAPEYAMRGYLTDKADVYSFGIVLLEIVSGRYNTSLRPKEESFYLLDWAHYLRRNGDLMELVDPRLKSNFNKKEVTTTINVAFHCTNAVSAERPSMSAVVSILDGKTGVQEFVSVSSTFSMNSASLGETNGEGDVRNTKVEHSQSISMDVPWTNSSTSTSDLYPLTLDTDHSESRY; the protein is encoded by the exons AGCAAGGACTTTGGGGAAGACAGATTGGAACTTTGAGGTTGATCCATGCAGCGGTGAATCAGGTTGGAGGACACCAAATCCGATTAGTGGGAGTGAGAATGCAGTCAACTGCAGCTGCACATACGAGAATAACTCCGTTTGCCATATTGTTAGCAT TGTTTTGAAATCCCAAAATCTTGATGGAAGGCTCCCTCCAGAACTTGTGAGACTCCCTTTCCTCCAAGAAAT CGATCTGAGTCGTAACTACCTCAATGGTAGTATTCCTCGAGAATGGGGTTCCACGAAACTCGTACACAT TTCTCTCCTTGGAAACCGTTTAACGGGTCCGATACCAGAAGAACTAGCCAACATCAGCACGCTTACGGATTT AGTTTTGGAAGCCAATCAGTTTTCTGGAGCTATACCCCCACAGTTTGGGAATTTGAGTCTCATAGACAGATT gcTACTTTCATCTAACAATTTAACCGGCGAATTACCAAATACTCTGGCAAATTTGACCACATTGACAGATTT CCGTATTAGTGATAACAACTTCAGAGGAAGCATACCCGATTTCATAGAAAAGTGGATTAACATTGATAATAT AGCGATACAGGCTAGTGGTCTATCTGGACCGATACCTTCCGGTATTTCTTTGCTTACCAAGTTAACTGACTT GAGAATTAGCGACTTGAATGGGGATGAATCGACAATTCCACATCTTAATAACGCAATAGCGCTCGACACGCT AATTTTGAGGAGTTGCAACATCGTGGGTGAATTGCCGATATATCTAGGGGACTTGAAAGCCCTGAAAGTCTT AGACTTGAGTTTCAACAAGTTAAGTGGACCAATTCCTGATAATTTTTTTGGTCTGGCAGAAACGGATTATGT CTATCTTACTGGGAATTCTTTAAATGGGCCATTGCCTCCTTGGATGCTGAGAACTGGGGATAGCAT TGACCTATCTTACAACAATCTAACATCTGAAAGTTCAGCTTCAAGTTGTCAGCCACGTGGTGCCCT GAATTTGTTTGCAAGCTCGAAGGGGAATACCTC CGGTATTGTTTCCTGTTTAAGAAGCGACAATTGTGAATTAA AATATCGCTCTCTGCGCATTAACTGTGGCGGAAGACAAGTGGATGATGATAATGGTGCTACCTATGAAGATGATTCGAATGGTGGTGGACCTTCAAGTTTGTATCGAAGTACTAACTGGGTGAGTAGCAGCACTGGCCATTTCTTGGATGATCAAATCTCTACCGACTCATACATCTCACAAAATGCCTCGAGCATTTCTGGGAACAATTCACAGCTGTATATGGATGCACGGATTTCCCCTCTGTCATTGACTTATTATGGTTTTTGTCTGCTAAACGGAAACTACACAGTAGACCTTCACTTCGCAGAAATCCAGATAACTGATGACAGAACATACAGTAGCCTGGGAAGGCGTATATTTGATGTTTATATTCAG GGAAATAGGGTGTTGAAAGATTTCAACATTGAAGATGAAGCAGGAGGAGCTAACAAGGGAATCAAAAAAAACTTCACTGCAATCGTGATGGATAACACCTTGGACATCCGATTCCATTGGGCTGGAAAAGGAACAACTGCTCTTCCTCGTAGAGGAGTATACGGCCCTCTCATTTCTGCGATTTCTGTGAATCCTG ATTTTGGACCACCTTCGAATGGCATCTCGGCAGGAGCTATAGTTGGGATAGTTATCGCAGTTCTTTTTATGGCCTCGCTAATTTTTGGTATTCTTTGGTGGAAGGACTGCTTTGTGCGGAAAGACACTTTGGAATATG AACTAAGGGGTGTAGACCTGAACACTGGGTCATTTACCCTACGGCAAATTAGAGCTGCCACAAATAATTTTGACCCTGCTAATAAGATTGGAGAAGGTGGTTTTGGTCCTGTATATAAG GGTTCTCTTTCAGATGGTACCATCATAGCTGTGAAGCAACTTTCTTCCAAATCGAAGCAAGGGAATCGTGAGTTTGTGAATGAAATAGGCATGATTTCTGCTCTTCAACATCCTCATCTGGTAAAGCTATATGGATGTTGTATCGAAGGCAACCAATTGTTGCTTGTTTATGAATTCATGGAAAATAACAGCCTTGCTCGTGCATTATTCG GTCGAGAAGAACATCAGTTGCACTTAGATTGGCCAACAAGGCACAGGATCTGCATTGGTATAGCACGAGGTTTGGCTTATCTCCATGAAGAGTCGAGATTGAAAATCGTCCATCGTGACATAAAGGCTACCAATGTGCTTcttgataaaaatttaaacccaAAAATATCTGATTTTGGTCTTGCCAAGCTTGATGAAGAGGACAACACGCATATAAGCACCCGCATTGCTGGAACTTT TGGATATATGGCGCCTGAATATGCTATGCGAGGCTATTTGACTGACAAAGCCGACGTATACAGCTTCGGAATCGTTCTTTTAGAAATTGTCAGCGGAAGATACAACACTAGCCTCAGGCCAAAGGAGGAGTCCTTCTACCTTCTTGATTGG gCTCATTATTTGAGGAGAAATGGAGATTTAATGGAATTAGTTGACCCAAGATTGAAGTCGAACTTCAACAAAAAAGAAGTTACCACAACAATCAATGTAGCTTTCCACTGTACAAATGCAGTGTCTGCAGAAAGACCAAGCATGTCAGCGGTGGTAAGCATACTGGATGGAAAAACTGGTGTCCAGGAGTTTGTTTCGGTCTCGAGTACTTTCTCGATGAACAGTGCGAGTCTTGGGGAAACGAATGGGGAAGGTGATGTACGAAACACAAAGGTTGAGCATAGCCAGAGCATATCGATGGACGTGCCATGGACTAATTCCTCGACATCTACTTCTGATCTGTATCCTCTTACTTTGGACACTGATCACTCGGAAAGCAGATATTAG